A genomic region of Novipirellula artificiosorum contains the following coding sequences:
- a CDS encoding 4Fe-4S dicluster domain-containing protein: MGIATAEKLELLRQIRNAGVIGAGGAGFPTYKKLDATVEHVIANGAECEPLLQKDRESMLQRQDAFFQGLRILRDLTDASTVTVAVKKKNEDVIDRFQGDLGTNRFESLVYPNVYPAGDEYILVYEISGRLIPPGGIPLNVGCVVDNVETIINVALALEGQPVVDKFVTVCGAVANPLTTVVPVGVTIAECLELAGGLTVDDPLILTGGIMMGGVTTDLSTPVGKNMGGIIALPKDHYLAKRKTESQETYTRVGHGQCDQCSMCTELCPRYIMGYPIEPHRVMRTLLMTGEAKDRTSLWAQYCCECNVCTMIACPESLDPKNICADAKQTLRKNQQGRTELELETLFRDPHPSRKGREIPIPRLITRLGLTPYDVKAPFVSFDNWQPPQVTIPLNSHVGAPATPIVAVGDTVRCGETIATVDEQQLGCPVHASIDGRVTKISASNIEITA, translated from the coding sequence ATGGGCATAGCGACAGCTGAGAAACTGGAACTGCTTCGGCAAATTCGAAATGCTGGAGTGATTGGGGCTGGCGGCGCCGGGTTCCCTACCTACAAGAAGCTCGACGCGACCGTTGAACACGTGATCGCCAACGGTGCAGAATGTGAACCGTTGCTTCAAAAAGATCGTGAATCGATGCTGCAGCGGCAGGATGCCTTTTTTCAAGGCCTGCGAATCCTCCGTGATCTCACCGACGCATCGACCGTTACGGTTGCCGTCAAGAAGAAGAACGAAGATGTGATTGATCGCTTCCAAGGCGATCTCGGCACAAACCGTTTCGAAAGCCTGGTCTATCCAAACGTTTATCCCGCGGGCGACGAATACATTCTGGTTTACGAGATCTCGGGTCGATTGATTCCGCCCGGCGGCATTCCGCTGAATGTGGGTTGTGTGGTGGATAACGTCGAGACGATTATCAATGTAGCATTGGCCCTCGAAGGCCAGCCGGTAGTCGACAAATTCGTCACCGTATGCGGTGCGGTGGCCAATCCGTTGACGACCGTGGTCCCCGTTGGCGTAACCATCGCGGAATGTTTGGAATTGGCCGGTGGATTGACGGTCGACGATCCGCTGATTTTGACGGGTGGGATCATGATGGGCGGCGTCACGACCGATTTATCCACACCGGTCGGAAAGAACATGGGTGGCATCATTGCGTTGCCAAAGGATCACTACCTCGCTAAGCGAAAGACGGAGTCGCAAGAAACCTATACGCGGGTCGGCCACGGCCAATGCGATCAGTGTTCGATGTGCACGGAACTGTGTCCTCGATACATCATGGGCTACCCGATTGAGCCCCATCGCGTGATGCGTACTTTGCTGATGACGGGTGAGGCCAAGGATCGAACCAGTTTGTGGGCTCAGTACTGTTGCGAGTGCAACGTCTGCACGATGATTGCTTGCCCGGAATCACTCGATCCCAAAAATATCTGTGCCGACGCCAAGCAAACTTTGCGGAAGAACCAACAGGGTCGAACGGAGCTGGAACTGGAGACGCTGTTTCGAGATCCTCATCCAAGTCGCAAAGGTCGCGAAATCCCAATTCCACGGCTGATCACTCGATTGGGACTGACTCCGTACGACGTCAAGGCACCGTTTGTCAGCTTTGACAATTGGCAACCACCGCAAGTGACCATTCCTTTGAACTCACATGTCGGCGCTCCGGCAACGCCCATCGTTGCGGTCGGTGATACCGTTCGTTGCGGAGAGACGATTGCAACGGTTGACGAGCAGCAATTAGGGTGTCCCGTCCACGCCAGTATTGACGGGCGCGTGACGAAAATCAGCGCAAGCAACATTGAAATCACAGCTTAA